The following DNA comes from Malania oleifera isolate guangnan ecotype guangnan chromosome 12, ASM2987363v1, whole genome shotgun sequence.
gaatgattgaataatgatagaaagaatgatgtattatgatattagaagtatgtatgtacgtagaacatgttacggttgggcgaggcgtacctttcgcctgagggtttgctgagtaaggcgagtgcacttgtagctacagatgtggtagtagccgcacaacatactagggcagagggaacctacttgtatgggcgggtagatttccttatctttagggccttcactggtaaacttttgtatgattgtgtgagtacgagatcaatttatcacttgagggcttactgagtaaggtgagtaccttggtatgctttagctgcgacctttaggttgcctaaatatcaaagcagaggggtgctacttgtgtgggcgggtaatcacccctatccttgggtaatctcgtaggttaaacatttgcatgtgtttgaataggatcagagaatgatttcaaaaattgtgttaacgatttttttaaaatgttaaatattatgttgattataaactcatgttggccacacattgttttaatatattgtttcttcccttattgagatgtgtctcacccgaatataaatgtattattttttttcaggatttcctcgagatcgagcttagagagctcgaggtttttatagcattattggggaaatggaaaaagaaaagggtatatttttatgttaattttaggatgaaaatatttatgttttacgtccttatattttaagtctgtggagaaaaaaaagtttgtgaacatactgaaatgttttggagatatatgtaattatggaaatgcaggtgttggatgatttattatggattatagttagaattagtaaactctggtattatgttatatggagattttgttgatattttccgttgcgtatgttatggatcatgatttatcaggtataacgcgccggacccgggtttaagggttcggggcattacagaaCGTGTAGGGcaagtttgtcgacaaactttctatagACTCGtagacgaggtgatgtgtctcgtcaacgaatccagtcttataaatatcaaaaacccggatttaaacttcaaaattaagaaatctctcactctcACTTTCTCCCTTTGGCTCCCTCCTCTTCTTCCCTCGATTTCGAGCCGAATTtttgtcggatcgacgatctgaagccaccatgacgctcctagggaagttctctccaaatctaccggagcggatcatcggtggaactccattgaaaatcatccttgagttgaggtaaggtttttaaagtcaaatttggtcctactgtagttataggaaatgatattcgcatgaaaatacAGAAGTTtggtactgagagttttcattttcagggtattaattaggaaatcctacgggtgtgagtctagaatttataggggcttttctcagtagtcaggtaaaggaataaactaaagcagttatttttccaagcaaattattattatttattagtaaattaattttcaggaaagtatgtattatatatgtatattatagaggaaatgtatgtttggaaaaaatactgctattatgttgaaaagtatatgtaagtatgagatgccagaaattatgattttagaatatgaagtatggttttatgcaaaaaatgtgtggcatgaatattaatttatgtgaaatgtattacgatatAACTTTGTTAtaaatgaagcatgttttcaggaatatgaaatgttacagtacaaatgatgttgaaaatacatgataattgatttattttaagaatgatatatatgaaatgatttcggtgcgaggccgtataaatatatgaaataatttcggtgtgaggctgtatttatgaaatatttagcgcgatgccatatttatgaaatgttcggtgcaaggccgtatttatgaaatgttcaacgcgaaactgtatttatgaaatgttcgacgtgaggtcgtatttatgaaatgattggCATAAGGCCGTATCTATGAAAtgattcggcacgaggccatatttatgaaatgatgaaaaatgctataatatcatgtattatatattatcagaacccgaatgttagtttagtttagttcaggagcacgataccatagcttatagatcagatatctatgatcagattgatgctaaccaccccacgagggggtgggagatggatagtcgatgtggctttcagtagagtgtggatgtccacctagCAATCCAGAcaagggtgtggcaggcccatcgtacttacagacaattttgactcggtagtggtcagccagccattatcGAGTCTCACCTTCGgcctgcacaacccgtcatgaggggtgaTACAtaacatcagttagctattcatcctgggtatgttttcaatattatcagttataacaaatgttttatgtacgatatgatttattagcaaatatgaaagtatataactattcagtacgatatgatgaacatttacagaaatatgaaatgtactatatatgtataattgcttTAAATGTTCATATTTCCACAcagttatatttagtttattttcctttactgagaagtgtctcacccccaaacattaaatgattttcaggaaactcaAAGAGACCtgtgggtcaaggccgccgttgagtgagttgagcttccctactagaagggtaagcattgatctaggatcaggagattttgttgtatgatcctagggttatgttgatgttttggaggttgtatataaatacagtattttgatgatgtagtaaactctgaaattatgtattctatggttttgagaatgtgatttatatttactgctgcttaggtttccactatgattaacaagtgtccccgttacctacaggttcaggttgacttttctatttattatgttacattttatattgagatttttgaggtcgttacagaaaTATTGTTGTGTTCCACATGAAGAAATTTCTCCAAACCAGTTATGTTTTCAAGAAAATTTCTCTAAGCTACAAATTCATTTAAATGCTTACATCTTTTTGCCTTAGTCCTTTTTTttatgtcaaagggggagaaatattgtGTGTAGCAAAATTGGGCATAAATTAGGCATATTTTCTAGCAAACGGAGGAGAAATATTTTCTAACAAATTTGGACATATTTTGAGTAAGAATACATTGCacattttaaattatgcatatcaTTAGGGGGAGACTCGTTAGGTTTAATCCATTTTTGCTCGTATatttgtcatcagcaaaaagggagagattgtttactctatgagtccaatcctattttgatactgacaaatcacttagtatcttATTcgtgcattgagattttgaacatgatcattacttagcacgcacggatggtaAGAATGCTATGGAAGCTATAAGGAACTTGAAGCGAATACAGCTTGTCTCGTTCCATGGAAGGGGAAAAGCAAAAGGATGAGAATAATCCAGTTTTTAAATTGTAATTTGCATTTAGTCGTATCTTTATTTACATGTCTCATGAGATATAGTaagaagctcaaaatgaccaatagATGGACCCTAAGatgcatatttttcatgaaatagtCATATGCACTTGTTATAGGTTGGATCTGCATCTTAGAAGGTTAGCAGGATTGAATATAGGAAACTCGTCGACTAGTCCtatggtcttgtcgacgaatgcatgaaggccactcatcGATGAATGCATGTTTCCTTTGACGAGAAAATCTGAGACCCTAACTTTCTCAGACAGAACACTCGTCAATGAATCTCCTGGTCTCATCGTCGATCGAGTGAAGGACACTCATCAACTAGTGtgtcatctcgtcaatgagtctgTCAGGCAGAATGACGCTTCGGCGCTCAACGggcaattttttaattaaaatatctttttaaTGATCCAATGGTCAGAAATCGTCTGGATACCGAAAGTACTTATAAATATCAATCCTAAAAACTCTAGAAACAACTTTTAAGACCTCCTGCCTACACTCTATCACATTCAAATATCTTTTGAGCATTCTCTCAGTTTTCAAAGAGCATTCACTTACATATCTTGCAAGCAtcgttggtattgaggtttgataaacaaatattttatttaggcATTCAACcattttcttcaaactttttcttctctcatactttatatttaatattttattgagagcaagAGCCCTAGTTTTCCATATATCCTTTagttgaaaaatcttttgggaaaagtGTTTCTTTGTTACTggggcttgaatctttgaaagtatttacattcatatttttattcaaagattttatttttgcaaaagcttttgagagcaaaccctaggatctccaacatatatattatttcaaaaattatttttttggagatatattgcaTTGGATTTAGACCTTTGAagaaactcatcatacatattgTTATATACAAAGGTCATATATTATTCTATTACAAATATCATATTGAGATCAACACATTTACTCCATAGAATTTCAAGTTATGTCTTAAGAGAGTGTTTAGGCTTTCACTTGTACATATTCGCTTGTTGAAGAAGCATCTGAGCGTATTCgaaaatttatttattcattGCATTTAcggattcgggttgtgaactaggGAGAagtacgcctcttgtaagtagcaagATTGTGAACAGGAAAGCTCCGTCCCAAGGTTAAGGAGTGGTATAGTAGAACTCCTACCCTACGATAGGCCAGGTTGGACAAATCTCGTAAAATCAGGAGTTGtacatctctctttcccttatctcatttttatttccgcttgcaattgattatttattttatatatacctATTGTGTATGTCTTAAATATTTCATTGTACTGTAATTGAATTGGGTAATTctaattgtttgtgaaatatataGCTTGAATCTTTTAGGTTGTGTGGTTGTGCTTTTTTAATATTAGGACTTAAAGacttaagaattttaaaataccaaattcaccccccgcCCTCTTGAGGTGTAATTCTAATTGTTTGTGGAATATATAGCTTGAATCTTTTAGGTTGTGTGGTTGTGCTTTTTTAATATTAGGACTTAAAGacttaagaattttaaaataccaaattcacccccgctctcttgagattacacctaatTTCACacctttggtattttattttttccttcttttttttttttttgttatatgagTCGGAAATACCTCAAATAATTGTTAATTATTTTTctgattttaataattttttttactatttttattttttaaaaattaaaaattctacgGGTAAGGGGGCTGTCTTGCGGGACAGGCGGATTCAAACCGTTCGAATTAGTCAACGTCGGCCAGGATCAATCGAGTGCCTACACATCACccagatttttattttttttattttctttttgaattttattgcagTGACTTCAGTGATAAAAAATCCCAAGCTCCGTTTGACAGAAAAATTGGTCAAGGAATCTGGAAGGGGATGGATATTATATCATCGGAAGTCGTTGATTCCAGCTGATACAAAATAAAACTTTCCTGACTGCCCAAATCTTTGCATGCACTAGTCTTGAATTTCCTGACGCGTACAAGCCCAGTCCTAATTTCCTGCCATATAATACTTCCAATCCCCGACTTCAAATTCTTCAACTTGCCCCTTATCCCCTCATTGTTTACTTGGTCGACAACGCTGACTTTTATTCCCAAGCAGACCATTACTATTGGATTGGAATCTCTCTCTCATTCAATGAGATgtatatgtacacacacacaaatgcacctctatatatgtatttttaaagGGCACCTTTCAATTTTCAATTAGCATATGAGAATCGAGTTACTGAGTTGGAGCCAAAATGCCTTTCCTATTCACAACCGTTAGAACAGCTCCAAAAGCTTGGTTTCTGTTTTCTAGAGTGATCTCCATTGTTCTAATTCTTTCCCATGGATTGATCACTCCTGCAGAATCCAACAATGATGAATGGCACATGAACATCGGTGTGATAGTTGATGCCAACTCCCGTTCTGGCAAAGAAGAAACAACAGCTATGCTGATAGCAGCTCAAAACTTCAACAAAAATGCATCGAACAATGGAAAGCTGTTTCTCCACTTTCGAAACTCCAGCGGAGACCCCCTTAAAGCAGCATCTGCAGGTACCATCATTTTTCCTCCCTTCCACAATCACAAAAAACTGATGGTGTTTGTGAGTGTGTGTTTAATTTGTCGGGTAATTATGGAGTTTTTAATTAATGGGTGCAGCCGATGAGCTTATCAAAGAGAAGGATGCACAAGTGATCATTGGTATGGACACATGGCAGGAAGTAGCTTTGGTAGGTCAGGTTGGGAACCGAGCTCAAGTCCCAGTTATTTCCTTTGCTACAGCTTCCATTGCCCCGCCATTATCGCAACTCCGATGGCCCTTCTTGGTGCGAATGGCAAGCAACATCAAGGGTTGAAATGAGATGCATCGCGGCTATTGTTCGCTCCTATGGCTGGCGACGGCTTGTAGTAATCTATGAAGATGACGCATACAGTGGTGATTCAGGAGCGGTGAGTCTTTTATCAGAGGCTCTTTGGGAGGTTGGCTCGGAGATTGAATGTCATTTGGATTCTTCCACCGGTCTCCTCTCTTTCTGATCCAAAAGAGTTTGTTCATGAAAGGACTAGAAAAGTTGAGGACCACAAAACAGTCGAGGGTGTTTATTGTTCTTCGGTCCTCATTATCTCTGACGGCCCATTTGTTCAGAGAAGCAAAGAAGATGGGTCTCATGGGGAAAGACTCGGCCTGGATAGTGACAGACGCTATTACAAGCTTCCTGCACTCCTTTAACAACGCTGTTCATTTTTCCATGAATGGTGCATTAGGAACAAAGACCTACTATGAGAAGAATGATCCTTTTGAGGACTTCAGTTATCAGTTCCAGAAAATTTTTCGGTCGGAATATCTTGAGGAAGATAAGTTCGAACCCAGTATTCATGCTTTAAGAGCATATGACAGCATTATCACAATTGCACATGCCATGAAGAAATTAGCTAGTAATAAGTCTAGTAATTCAAAGATGTTACTGCAAACTATACAGTCGAGCAATTTCACTGGTTTAAGCGGGAAAATCAACTTTCATCTGGGTGAATTATCAGAGCCCCCATTATTCAGAATTGTAAATGTAATTGGAAATGGGTACAAAGAGCTCGACTTTTGTCCACACAAGTCCGGGTTCTTGGAGAACCTTGTTATTGAAGGAAAGGAAGATGGAAGCCGTGATGCTGGTGGCACCACCGAAATGGTGACTGGGTTGGTGAATTGGCCAGGGGATCTAAACCGTGTTCCAAAAGGTTGGGCAATGCCTACTGATGCACAGCCGCTGAAGATTGGAGTTCCGGGCAGAACATCCTTTGAGAAGTTTGTGAAGGTTGATCGAACGAAGACTGGCAGCGATCAGACTAAATATTCTGGTTTCTGCATCGATATATTCAGGGAAGTGGTGAAACGTTTGGAGAAAAATTATGCTCTGCCTTTTGAATTTTCCCCTTTCGATGGCACCTACGATGCCCTGGTTGATAATGTCTATAACAAGGTAATGGTTTTTCTATCACGAACCTCTACTTCGAAGTAACTATTGAATCATATCGATGTGAAGATTGTCAACTGCTAAAACAAAGTCGTGCGCATTTCTTGTGCACATAGATTTATGCTTTAAAGATTTAGTAGACCTTTTTCTGCTATCTTCTTAGCAATCTAACCGTCCAATTCTTCTTTCTTGGCAAAGGGTTACGTAGGGAGGGGAATGATCACTATGGGTGGCACGGATCGTTAGCTACCCGTTTAGATCGGGTTTGGGTTTAAGAGGAGGCGATTCATTTATAAATTAATCAACCCGAACTCAACCCATTTTATAAATAGGTTTGAAAGGTTTGGGTTGGATACTCGCCAAATCACCTGtttacattttaaaaaataatatattataatttttatttttatttttagacttttagataaataatattttatagttACAAGTTATATAactaaatttgttgaaaatttaaaaaagaaaaaatgatacACAACACAAGTGATggattatatttatattgattttcttttttaaaattttaaatcttattttttttttcaaaaaattaaagagatgtactatttttcaaattattttactttttgttaagatattaataaataaacaaatgactAAACGagccatttaaaaaaattaaatcaaataaattttatttttaaacgacTGCTTAATAGGTACccatttatgatttatttattaaatgGATGGATTTTGAGTTTATAGATTATTTACCGGATAATAAATGGGTCAACCTAAATCTAAACTCATTTCTGACCCATAAATCCGTTTTGCCACCCTAAGGATGAAGCCAAATTTGACCCACACAGCTGCGGCAAGAAATCCTGATGTTTCCCTGAAACTTCTCAATTCCTGAGCTTCAAAAGCTACTCTGCAGGAGCTTTCTCATAGTTAGTCTTATGTTAATTGACCAGTTCCTCATGACACATTGATATAGTGGGTCTTTTGAATAGTCAATTTGTGCTATATAGCTAGCTTGTGGACTGTAATGGAGCTTGCCTCGTCTTTTGTTTTAATGATTCTCTCTGATAGGCTCCAAACTTTTCTGTCAAACTAGACTTTTGACGCTGTTGTCGGAGATGTGACGATCCTAGCTGAGCGGATGGAGCGTGTGGAGTTTACTCAGCCATTTTCTGAGTCCGGTCTGTGGATGATCGTCCCGGTGAAATCAGAATCACATAAGGCATGGATGTTCTTTAAGCCTTTCACTAGGGAAATGTGGCTAGTAACTGCTGCCATCTTGATATACACAATGATCGTAGTCTGGTTCTTGGAGCATAGAATCAATCCGGATTTCAGAGGCCAATGGAAAGATCAGCTTGGCACAGCACTTTGGTTCACCTTCTCCTCCCTTTTCTTTGCTCACGGTGAGTATTAACTTCAGGAAATTAACTACAAAAACTAACACAATTTCTTAAGTCTTAGTGTAGCAATTTGGAGGCCAACATTCCAACTCTGTCACCTCCCTAGTCCAGCCAGTCTACGTAGAGCCAAAGGAAGATTGGGTGCAGACTGCACCCTGCGTTAATTTCCTCAAATGGAGGTCATATTTATGTAATGCTCTACACTGCCATTAGTCCATGCATCTTGACCTGTGACAATCATTAACTCAGTAATTGATATTTTAACTTCTAAGATGCCCACTTCGTTGGTGAAAGAACTCTTTTCCTTCTCTTCTTTGATCATTATCTCACTTGGCTGGGATATTTgctcaaaatttcaattttaggACTGATCATACCATAAGAAGAGAGAAGTTAGCACACCCCGTGCATGGGGCGGGGAGGTGTAGGGTAAAAGCCCACTCCTTATGGGCTGGGCCTGGGTTTTAATAATATTAGAAAATGCTGTAGATAAAGGGGAAAAAAGAAGTGTCCCggtctttctttcttttctttttttttttggggtaaaaGAAGGCGACACTtcctttcttaattttatcattaaccctcacttatggtagaggaatatcaTGGAAACAAAATGACACTTGGGActtacataataataaaataaaaaaacacctcatgcatcaaaccaaacaaaagaaaaaaaataaacctataccaataccaaaagaaaaccaactaaacatatctcatataagtcGTATCTATTTTATTCAATCTATATAAACATTTGATAAGTTTAGAAAGTTGactattatttgtaaacaaactattcctccctatGGCACCTTGTCGAGTCATCACATCTgtcactttattcccttctctataaaaataatttatagaaaaatctacttCCTCCAATACACTAATAAACTActcccaaaaatctcacaaatatCATAAATAGTatttactggatcttatccaatttactataatattcaaatcacattcaatgtcaatactgGAATGGTCCAATTGTTTGTAAAGTGTTATTCCTTCCATCactgctctcaattcagcttcattattagaataagaactaaaatatttttaaaaatcaaaaataaaagaatatgtatagtttctaaggatgccaccaccacccgccggccttgggttccccaagctgctctcatccaaatttagtttcaacctcccttacctcggttttagtCATCTCACAACTTACataacttaattctttttattcacaatCTGCACCTCTAGATTTTGCAAAATCCAAATATCAGCATCATTTAAATGAGCCATAAGTGTCATGTTCTCACTCAAAACCCCCCACCCAATtcttaatggacagccacacatctgTACTGCTCTCCAATTTCTCTTCCATTCTAGCCATACATTTCTTTTTCCACAACCTCCAAACAGTTGCCTTTACTATGAAGGAAATATCAGAGAAGCTAGATGTTCATTCGATAAATTTGGTCATGCTGCCCACAACTGCTTTTCATTTTGGGATCCCTAAGATCCAACATTTTGAGTAACATGTAGGATCGTGGCATTAAGATCGCCTAGGTAGTTATTGAGAATCCTCTGTGGCAAAATTGCTTGATTTGTTCCTGggtttagttatttattaaacCGTTGTTTCATTCTACAGGGCAAAGAATTAACAGCAACCTCACCCGAGTAGTAGTAGTGGTGTGGCTTTTTGTTGTATTGGTCTTGACATCAAGCTACACGGCCAGTCTCAGCTCAATGCTCACTGTTCAACGATTAGAACCAAATGTGACAGACATCAATTGGCTGAGGAGTTCACACCAGAAAGTTGGTTGTGATAGCGATTCATTTGTAAGGAAATACCTTGAGAATGTGCTTCATTTCAGTACACACAACATCATGAACATTAGCGCTGAGTACAGTTATCAAGCAGAGTTCAAAAAACGAGACATCGCAGCCGCATTCCTTGAAGTCCCATATGGGAGAGCTTTCCTCAATCAGTACTGCGAGGGCTACACTGTTACCAAACCCTCCTACAAATTTGGAGGACTGGCCTTTGTAAGTAGTAACTTCAGAACTTGTGCCTTTCAATTTCCCCATGCTTTAAAAGTTTACCTTCCTAAACGCTTGTGGTACTAGAGAAGATAGAGGGCTGAACCCGTGCCTATTTACTGAAAATTTTGCCTCCTCAAGAAACTATTCTTCATTCCACACTAAAAAAAAGGGagaaggggggagggggggggtgtGGACCGTTAAATTTTGTGCTTACTGTGCTATCTTTCCGAGCTCTTTAAGCCTAACAATTTGGTTTGTTCTGTCTCTTCTGTGATGTAGTATTTCTCTGCAATTAAGAAAGATCTATTCATTTACAGGGACTTAATTCACAGAATCTAAACTCTTGGTTTGCATGCAGGTATTCCAGAAAGGGTCTCCCATAGCACCTGATGTCTCCAAAGCCATACTCGACATGTCTGAAGATGGTACGCTGAAGAAACTGGAAGAATTCTGGCTTTCCCCGACAACAGTGTGTTCAGCGGCCATGAATTCCACCAACAACGAAAGCTTGGGCCTCCAGAGCTTCTGGGGTCTCTATGTAATCTCTGGAGGCACTTCCACTTTCTGCCTTCTTCTATTCCTTGTTCTGTTATTAAAGAAGTTCAGCAGTTCACAAGAGTCATCTGAGGGCAACCTAACTCCAAGCGACAAGAGTGTATGGAACAGAGCCAAAAGACTTGCACAATACTTCGATGAAGGAAATGTTAAGACTCCCGGAAGAATGACTCCGGCTGTTGCTCAGTCCGATGTTGATGAATGGGAATATGTGACTGCCGCTACACCAGAGCAACCTCAGGCTTCTCACTCTGACATTGAAAATGCTACACCAGAGCATCCTCAGGCTTCTCACTCTGACATTGAATATATACAGCCGCCTCCTTGAAAAAGACTAGGTTTAAGACTTGCTCATCTACCTATATTGAAATGCACAGCCTAAAAAAGTTCATGGAGTCCACATCTTTCAGCTGAGCATGTCGAAACATGCTTTGTTCTTGCAGGAAAGGTCTCAGAATTGCATGTGCAGAACAAGGGTTTCTGAGAGACTAAATTGGATATCGTTATAAAATTATACCCCCTCCTCCAAATGCACGGACAATGTATCTTTAGCATGATGgattattttaaatttgtaactgtaaagacccaaaaaaccctGACCACAGTCGAATAAGCCATCTTAAAAAAATTACAAGCATAAATTTTCAGTGGATTTGGTCATCTTCATTAACTAAATGCTTGTATGATGTTTTTCAAATTGTAATAACTTAAAATGAAAAACGTAGAAAAGAGTGAACAATATCAGTGTTGATCTCTTTTATAGGCCGGGAGCTAAACAAGCTAAACAATAATTTCATTTAGTAGTCCACAATGAATCTAAAACTCTCCGGCTTCCTCTATTTAACTCAAAATTTGTTGGAATAAAGAGGAAAAGGTAGATAAAATCAGTGACTTGCTTCTTCCAGATCACATTTTGACTCAAAAGAGTCCTAATTGTTCTGTCACTGCAAGTTGGAAGTAAAGCTACCGGTAGCCTCTTCCTCTTCCACGTCCACCCCAGCCCCTGCCCCTGCCTCTTGCTGTACCACTTCTCCCAGATAAACCTTCAAAGGCCCGATTAACAAGCTGGTTTTGCAAACCACCAGCACCACGTCCCTTCTTTGATGCAATATTTCCTGAACCATTAGAAGCAGTAGCAGATCGTTTCCCTCTGCCAGACAAGCAAAAAAATAAGAATAGTAATCgagaaaaataagaatttattTCTTCTGAATAAGCTCTGTTCTGCCAGCATGAAAATACACACAAATTAAAATCAAGATCACATATTTCCCACTATGCTAAAATGTGCATGAAgagcattttatttaaatttataaataaaatcgGGTACTAGGGCAGAAACACGGGAGGGCAAAAGCAGCATGTAGCTGCAAACTACAAAGCAACAATTAGTTTTAAATGAAAACCTTCTGCAATGAAAACATAAGACCCCCCATTTTCCCAAGAAACATAAACAATTGCTGCTAATTGAAATCTCGTGGTAATCAGATAGGTCAAGGATATCAAATTTTTTAAGTCCCAGGAAATTAATTTCAGAAAGAAAACCAAAACTAAAACCATCATAGTCATAATTATAAAAAGAGAATGAATATAGAGGAGATGAAGTGGCTGTCATCATACCCAGTTGCAGGAGTAGTTGAAGGCACAGAAGCTTTCACAACCTCTTTCCAGGATAGATTGATGCGCCTATCCCCAATGAATGAAGGTGATTTTGAATGCAACGGCT
Coding sequences within:
- the LOC131143712 gene encoding apoptosis inhibitor 5-like protein API5; amino-acid sequence: MKKLTQGMADHNKAMAAAKTDEAKDSIKTQKQNATTGLRTCNNILAMTQPLHSKSPSFIGDRRINLSWKEVVKASVPSTTPATGGKRSATASNGSGNIASKKGRGAGGLQNQLVNRAFEGLSGRSGTARGRGRGWGGRGRGRGYR